From a region of the Sminthopsis crassicaudata isolate SCR6 chromosome 6, ASM4859323v1, whole genome shotgun sequence genome:
- the LARGE2 gene encoding xylosyl- and glucuronyltransferase LARGE2: MLPRGRGRLRALGAGLLLLLLLLLLLSGLYLLSGDLPYGRLLLPAPCSGGALSGLGAHVRAVEEENRQLREELRRSGRGETRGGTACPQQPTVQKCELLHVAIVCAGHNSSRDVVTLVKSILFHRKNPLHFHLVTDSVAHNILETLFQTWRVPSVSVSFYHADELQPEVAWIPNKHYSGIYGLLKLTLPRALPPSLPRVIVLDTDITFASDIAELWAVFARFSDKQVIGLVENQSDWYLGNLWKNHRPWPALGRGFNTGVILLHLERLRQASWEQMWRLTAERELLTMLATSLADQDIFNAVIKQHPWLVHPLPCSWNVQLSDHTRAEQCYSEVSDLKVIHWNSPKKLGVKNKHVEFFRNLYLTFLEYDGNLLRRELFGCASAPSSEPDQLRQAPGELEEDDGCYEFRQQQLTVHRVHLTFLPYEPPTPHPHDVTLVAQLSMDRLQMLEALCRHWPGPMSLALYLSDAEAQQFLHFAQASEVLAARRDVAYHIVYREGPLYPVNLLRNVALGQARTPYVFLSDIDFLPAYSLYHYLRTSIEELGLATRKAALVVPAFETLRYRLSFPTSKAELLSLLDDGSLYTFRYHVWPRGHEPTDYARWREARAPYRVEWAADYEPYVVVPRDCPRYDPRFVGFGWNKVAHIMELDAQEYEFLVLPEAFAIHLPHAPSLDISRFRSSPAYRRCLRALKEEFHQDLSRRYGSAALKYLTAQRQL, from the exons ATGCTGCCCCGGGGGCGGGGGCGGCTGAGGGCGCTGGGGGCCgggctcctgctgctgctgctgctgctgctgctgctgtccgGCCTCTACCTGCTCAGCGGGGACCTGCCGT ATGGCCGCCTGCTCCTGCCGGCGCCTTGCTCCGGGGGGGCCCTGTCGGGGCTGGGGGCCCACGTCCGGGCCGTGGAGGAGGAGAACCGGCAGCTTCGGGAGGAGCTGCGGCGCTCGGGGCGCGGGGAGACGCGGGGCGGGACGGCCTGCCCCCAGCAGCCCACGGTTCAGAAGTGCGAG ctGCTGCATGTGGCCATTGTGTGCGCCGGGCACAACTCCAGCCGGGATGTGGTCACTCTGGTCAAGTCCATCCTCTTCCACAG gAAGAATCCTCTGCACTTCCATTTGGTGACAGACTCTGTGGCGCACAACATCCTGGAAACTCTCTTCCAAACGTGGAGGGTGCCCTCTGTGTCTGTGAGCTTCTACCATGCCGACGAGCTCCAG CCTGAGGTCGCCTGGATCCCCAATAAGCACTACTCGGGCATCTATGGCCTCCTGAAGCTGACCCTGCCCCGGGCACTGCCTCCCAGCCTGCCCCGGGTCATTGTCCTGGACACCGACATCACCTTTGCTTCGGACATTGCAGAGCTGTGGGCTGTCTTTGCCCGATTCTCAG aCAAGCAGGTGATCGGGTTGGTGGAGAACCAGAGTGATTGGTACTTGGGGAACCTCTGGAAGAACCACCGACCCTGGCCTGCCTTGGGCCGGGGCTTCAACACAG GGGTGATCCTCCTGCACCTGGAGCGCCTGCGGCAGGCCAGCTGGGAGCAGATGTGGAGGCTGACGGCCGAGCGGGAGCTGCTGACCATGCTGGCCACTTCCCTGGCTGACCAG GACATCTTCAATGCCGTAATCAAGCAGCACCCGTGGCTCGTGCACCCGCTGCCCTGCTCCTGGAACGTGCAGCTCTCGGACCACACGCGGGCCGAGCAGTGCTACTCTGAGGTGTCCGACCTCAAG GTGATTCACTGGAACTCACCTAAGAAACTGGGGGTGAAGAACAAACACGTGGAGTTCTTCCGCAACCTCTACCTGACCTTCCTGGAGTACGATGGGAACCTGCTGCGGAGGGAGCTGTTCGGCTGCGCCAGTGCCCCCTCAAGCGAGCCAGACCAG CTCAGACAAGCTCCAGGGGAGCTGGAGGAGGACGATGGCTGCTACGAATTCCGCCAGCAGCAGCTCACTGTGCACCGGGTGCACTTGACCTTCCTGCCCTACGAGCCCCCCACTCCCCATCCTCACGATGTCACCCTGGTGGCCCAGCTGTCCATGGACCG GCTCCAGATGCTGGAGGCGCTGTGCCGCCACTGGCCGGGCCCCATGAGCCTGGCTCTGTACCTGTCAGACGCGGAGGCCCAGCAGTTCCTGCACTTCGCGCAGGCCTCCGAGGTGCTGGCTGCCCGGCGGGACGTGGCCTACCACATTGTGTACCGGGAGGGGCCGCTGTACCCCGTGAACCTGCTCCGCAACGTGGCCCTGGGCCAGGCCCGCACCCCCTATGTCTTCCTCAGTGACATTGACTTCCTGCCGGCCTACTCCCTCTACCACTACCTCAG GACCTCCATCGAGGAGCTGGGCCTAGCCACCCGCAAAGCCGCCCTGGTGGTGCCGGCCTTCGAGACTCTCCGCTACCGTCTGAGCTTCCCCACGTCCAAGGCGGAGCTGCTGTCCCTGCTGGACGATGGCTCCCTCTACACCTTCAG GTACCACGTGTGGCCCCGAGGACACGAGCCCACCGACTACGCCCGTTGGCGGGAGGCCCGGGCTCCCTACCGTGTGGAGTGGGCAGCCGACTACGAGCCCTATGTGGTGGTCCCCCGGGATTGCCCCCGCTATGACCCCCGCTTTGTGGGCTTTGGCTGGAACAAAGTGGCCCATATCATGGAGCTGGATGCACAG GAGTACGAGTTCTTGGTTCTACCCGAAGCCTTCGCCATCCACTTACCCCACGCTCCCAGCCTCGACATCTCCAGGTTCCGATCCAGCCCCGCTTATCGGCGTTGCCTCCGGGCCCTCAAGGAAGAGTTCCATCAGGACCTCTCCCGTCGCTATGGCTCCGCCGCCCTCAAGTATCTCACGGCTCAGCGGCAGCTCTGA